CACCTAGAAAAGCACACCGGTCAGAAACCCtttatgtgtggggagtgtgggtacagagcagctcAATGGCAACACTTATACCgtcatatgagaacccacactggagaaaaaccctacaagtgtgagcagtgcgactattctgctgcacagaaaggccattTGGACCGACACCTAatgaaacacaccggtgagaagccttTCATGTGTgacgagtgtgggtacaggacagctcgcaaGTCTACCTTAATCCGACACATGAGAAGCCATTCAGGTGAAAAACctcacaagtgtgaccagtgtgattttTCCGCAGCACAGAAACATCATTTGATCAACCATCAAACTAGACATTCCAGTGAGTAACTCTACATGTGCGGGGCCGGGGAGTGCGGGTTCAGGGCAGCTCAAAGATCTAACttgtcccgacatatgagatcccacacaggagaaaaacccttgtGACTATACTGCTGCAACGTACCAAACTCTCATTTGACCGACATTTGAGAAAGCACACAGGTGAAAAGTCGTAGATGTGCGTAGTGCGTTCTTACGGGGCAAATGTCTAAATAGCCAACAAAAGGAGAACTCACAGAGGAGAaaaaaaccattattattatctgTACCGCAGAAATGCCACCTTTATGTACAATTCAGAAGATGTGCGAAACAAACCAGATGTATGAGCATGACAAAGATAGCATACAATTATTAAGCCATGTAAAGGCATTATGGCGAAAGGCACCCCCTTCATTAGTGACCATGTTATTTGTGTTACTTGTCTTAATCTAGGCTCAATCTACAAAGTATATAGGAGGCAGACATATCCAAGAAAGCTGCCGAAGTTTATAGCAAATGTGTCAGACGGACCGCTTTCACCTCTAAAGCCGATGTAGGCTTTGTATGTCTGGTGTTTAAACATCATGGCACAGAGatcttctttttacatttttttatataaatattGGTGACCATGAAGTATCTAAActtcttttttaaatattattATTGGCTGTATTGGGTTTGGGATATTTGGTTTCAGATGAATCTAACCCATAATGGCAATAAAGAGCATATTGTGCTTGTACTTTATATTCTGATCACTAGTATTCTTAGTGTTCTTAGGTCAAACATGCAGCAATATAGATTGTACTACCATGTTTGAGAACTCGGCTTAATTTTGTTGAGGTCTTTCGAAATAAAGTCATTGTAAGCAAAGTTTATAATTTGGTGTTGtgctttttaaaaatatatattttgttgttttatataATCTGATATCCGTATGAAAGTTTTTCTCTGGCGGTTCTCatacattacaaaaatgtaggCCTCAAAAACACTGGAGCAAGGGGTTATGCGGCGATCTCTGGTTTAATCTATGGTGAAGTGagtatcaggtttgtgacctctaACCTTTGCCCTGGAGATAGACCtaacgtccgccattttgttttgcgtcTTCGGCTTTGGTTTCAGATCTCCGAAGAACTGTCGGCATTTTACGTAATTCAAGAAGCCATAGAGACCGCTAACCACCAtagacctacaggtaagaccTGTGGTTGTCGTTAATACTTTTTGGTGTGTGCTACTTCAGCGGTAAATTATAATTAGGAGTGTGTTTAGGGTTGGTattttgatggggaggggggcttgcaCGTCGTCACACCTGACTTTCTACCCAGTCTTCAATAACTTCAGTCCTGGTACTTAATAGATCCCGGGCACGGATAGACACTGCGTTCTGCAACTTTGAAACTTTCTATCCCAGACAGAATTTCTAGGGAAGGCCAAGTTTGAGGCCATGTATGTTTGCCAGTTCTCAATCATTTGCCTGTATATGTGTCAGATAGTATCTCTCACGTAAAAATAGCAGTTGATCCTAACGAACGTAGTTTTGTATGACTGGATGTGGCAAGAGGAGTCTTTTGGGAGGCTTGTTGGATTCTTTTGcaagtacagtactagtaatggATTTATGCTGTTCCAGGTTACGGCGTCCCTCCCAGCATCCATAAAGATGCTAGCCTCTGATTCGGCACTGTTGTCATACCCAGGTATGTGGTTTCATAAGGTTCCGGTTCATAATAAAATTTCATATCTAAACATGTCATTTATCTTTGAAAAATAGTCTTTCGCCATATAATATAATTGATATTAAGTAGACCAACATTGTCCGAAGGCAAAGTTTGTCAAGAGCGATT
This is a stretch of genomic DNA from Branchiostoma floridae strain S238N-H82 unplaced genomic scaffold, Bfl_VNyyK Sc7u5tJ_1439, whole genome shotgun sequence. It encodes these proteins:
- the LOC118407672 gene encoding zinc finger protein 572-like, which gives rise to MEDSSCENSMEEQCVGHLGKEMDHSGHPGKESDSRETQTADMGLQQETGKKPYTCGECGKGHLDRHLMKHTGEKPFMCDECGYRTARKSTLIRHMRSHSGEKPHKCDQCDFSAAQKHHLINHQTRHSSE